The following DNA comes from Coleofasciculus chthonoplastes PCC 7420.
ATTTTAGCGAGTCCCCATTGAGAGGCTTTAAGAGTCGGCACTGTCTCACCTTAGTTTTGCCATTTGTCAAGATCGATTTTAGAGCAATTTCTAACGTTATGGATAAAAGCACACATTCAAAGGTGTCATGACCCAAATAATGGAGTCACGCTCCAGTCAGCCCTGAACTAAAGTAATCTTCCAGAAGGCTGGCGTTTATTGTGACAATTTTATCATATATACTTTTGAGCTAAAGAGCAATTACCTGGTACTGTCCAATACCAAATCGGGCAAAGCCAGTTAATTGTAGGGGCGGGTTTAGCCATTCAAGCTAGCTTTGTATTAATAACTGAGCAACAAAACCCGCCCTTATTGAGGATACTCAATCTGGTTTGACTATCCTCTGTATAATTTAGTCCGCGCAGGCGGACTTTGTTTATGTAGCTGTGACTTCCTCCTCACCAGGGCAATGAAATTTTTGATAACTTTCTCTTAACGATCTAGGGCTAAAGCCCTGACTACGGACTCTCTATTTTAATCCTCAAAGAGACGCGATCGCTCCTACACTAGAGTTATAATACCTAGTCATTGATGTAGAGGCTTCTATGCATCTGCAACCTCGCCCATTAATCACTCGCCTTACGGCTGTCCTCAGCCTTCTACTCCTCAGCGCTTGTAACGGGAGTAACACGAATCCAAACAATTTCAGTGGTCTCACCATTAAATTCCTAGCAGGTAGCGCCTTGGGAGACTTCTGCAACCAAGCGGCAGAAAACTTCAATCAACAACAGCCCCAACTTGATAATGGCACCGCCATCCGCCTAACTTGTGAATCGATGGGGAGTGGCGATATTGTTACTAGCTTGGTTTCTCAAGCCGAACAACTCAAAAATGGCACTCTGGAAGCCGAGTCTGCGGAATTGCCCACCTTGATTTCCGTTGATGGCGAGATTTATCAAAGTCAGTTAATCTACCGGATGAATCAGCTATTTCCCGGACAAAACTACATTCCAGAGATTCCCGACTCCCCCCTGCTGGCAAATAGTCCGATGGTCTTTATGGCACAGGAGGATGTTGCAACAGGATTGAAGAACACAGCTAATCCGTTCAAAGCCCTAGTCACGGCTGAAACCCATCAAGATATCGACCCTGCCAGTCCCCCCTTAGCCGTTCACTACGTCCATACCGCACCCACCCGTTCTAATTCTGGCTTACAAACCTTAGTCGCCCAATATGCGGCGGTTTCGGGGAAGCGTCCCGAAGATTTAACGGCGGAAGATGTTAAGAACTATGAATCCCAAGTTCAGCAAATCCAAAGCAAAATTACTCGGTATGGCGTTTCCACTGATTCTCTAGCGGAAGCCATGGTGCAAAATGGACCGTTTTGGGCATCTGTGGGTTCAGTTTATGAGTCTTCAGTGATTGCGGCAAATGCGAACCCCCAACCGAATCAACCCCGTTACCAAGCCGTTTATCCCAACGCCACCTTTACCTCAAATATGCGGGCGATTATCCCCAATGCGCCTTGGGTGAGTGAGGAAGAAAAAGCCGCCGCCGAGAAGGTTGTTACTTATTTACAATCGCCTGAAGCCCAACAAATTGCCACGGAACTGGGTTTGCGTCCGGGAACCCCAGGCGTCGCTTTAGGACCGAAGTTTATTCCAGAGTTTGGCGTTGATCCCCAAGCGAAATATGATTCCTATCGTCCCCCGCAACCCGAAGTTGTTGAGGCAATGTTAACCTCCTGGCAAGAGGTGGCAAAGAAACCCTCCCAGGTGGTTGTGGTAGTGGATACATCGGGTTCGATGCAAGGAAATAAATTACCTGCTGTACAGAATACACTGCAGAACTACATTAACAGCCTCGGATCTAAAGATAAGATTGCCCTGATTGATTTTAATGATGAAATTAGCCAACCTGTGTTGGTCGAGGGAACCGATGCCGGACGGAATCGTGGTTTGGAGTTTATTAGTGGTCTTCAAGCTTATGGAGGGACTAAACTCTATGATGCGGCACTTTATGCCCGTAACTGGTTACAAGACAATCCTCGCCCGGATGCGATTAATGCGGTGCTAATTCTCACCGATGGGGAAGATTCGGGGTCTCAGATTAATCTGAATCAACTAGAACAAGAATTGCAACAAAGTGGGTTTAATAGTGATCAGCGAATTGCATTTTTTACCATTGGTTATGGTAAGGAAGGTGATTTTGATCCGGAGGCGCTGAAGGCAATTGCTGACCTGAATGCAGGCTATTACCGTAAAGGAGATCCCGAAACGATTGCGACGGTTATGGATGATTTACAGGTTGAATTCTAATGGGT
Coding sequences within:
- a CDS encoding VWA domain-containing protein, which translates into the protein MHLQPRPLITRLTAVLSLLLLSACNGSNTNPNNFSGLTIKFLAGSALGDFCNQAAENFNQQQPQLDNGTAIRLTCESMGSGDIVTSLVSQAEQLKNGTLEAESAELPTLISVDGEIYQSQLIYRMNQLFPGQNYIPEIPDSPLLANSPMVFMAQEDVATGLKNTANPFKALVTAETHQDIDPASPPLAVHYVHTAPTRSNSGLQTLVAQYAAVSGKRPEDLTAEDVKNYESQVQQIQSKITRYGVSTDSLAEAMVQNGPFWASVGSVYESSVIAANANPQPNQPRYQAVYPNATFTSNMRAIIPNAPWVSEEEKAAAEKVVTYLQSPEAQQIATELGLRPGTPGVALGPKFIPEFGVDPQAKYDSYRPPQPEVVEAMLTSWQEVAKKPSQVVVVVDTSGSMQGNKLPAVQNTLQNYINSLGSKDKIALIDFNDEISQPVLVEGTDAGRNRGLEFISGLQAYGGTKLYDAALYARNWLQDNPRPDAINAVLILTDGEDSGSQINLNQLEQELQQSGFNSDQRIAFFTIGYGKEGDFDPEALKAIADLNAGYYRKGDPETIATVMDDLQVEF